In Phyllostomus discolor isolate MPI-MPIP mPhyDis1 chromosome 2, mPhyDis1.pri.v3, whole genome shotgun sequence, the following are encoded in one genomic region:
- the LOC114490725 gene encoding vomeronasal type-1 receptor 3-like: MSRDTLFGILFAIQTGTGFLGNSLLFALYMHTFFSLPHKKKPADGILAHLTLANALTLLFRGVPNVISSFGMRPELGDTGCKVVLYTQRVTRSISLYTTSLQSMFQVVTIAISSRKWACLKNNISTLIQPSIFSCWVISMVIYSEIILRVVANRNTTDVTSGYYSPFCKVTTYDHQVAMTFLSTVLIQDVFFLSLMACSSVYMVTVLSRHHRVARLIRSSVHSSRSSPEHRATHVILMLVCCFIFFYWTNSFLTVYPRFGNKSNWQLENINNFISSCYPTICPFVLMKNENRISRMYFINSRRTFFHQSKLNDPMNTPQHFSSQVSFMCPELYGYQWPEGYV, from the coding sequence ATGTCCAGAGACACCCTGTTTGGGATCCTCTTCGCCATTCAGACTGGTACTGGTTTCCTGGGGAACTCCTTGCTGTTTGCTTTATACATGCACAccttcttctctctgccccacaaGAAGAAGCCTGCTGATGGGATCCTTGCCCACTTAACTTTGGCTAATGCCCTGACCCTCCTATTCAGAGGGGTTCCAAATGTAATTAGTTCCTTTGGAATGAGGCCTGAGCTAGGTGACACTGGATGTAAAGTAGTTCTCTACACTCAGAGAGTTACCCGGAGTATTTCTCTGTACACGACCTCCCTCCAGAGCATGTTCCAGGTGGTGACCATTGCTATAAGCAGTCGTAAATGGGCCTGCCTCAAGAACAACATCTCTACACTCATTCAACCCTCCATATTTTCCTGCTGGGTCATCAGCATGGTCATCTATTCTGAGATTATCTTAAGAGTTGTGGCCAACAGGAATACCACTGATGTTACATCTGGGTATTATAGTCCTTTTTGCAAGGTCACTACATATGATCACCAGGTGGCCATGACATTTCTCAGTACAGTGCTCATTCAGGatgtgttctttctctccctaaTGGCGTGCAGTAGCGTCTACATGGTGACCGTCCTTTCCAGACACCACAGAGTAGCTCGGCTCATCCGCAGTAGTGTCCACTCCTCACGAAGCTCTCCTGAGCACCGAGCCACCCACGTCATCCTCATGCTGgtttgctgtttcattttcttttactggaCCAACAGCTTTCTTACTGTTTATCCACGGTTTGGAAATAAGAGTAATTGGCAACTGGAGAACattaataactttatttcttcatgttaccCGACCATCTGTCCTTTTGTGCTGATGAAAAATGAGAACAGGATTTCCAGAATGTATTTCATCAATAGTAGGAGAACTTTCTTTCATCAAAGTAAATTAAATGATCCTATGAACACTCCTCAGCATTTTTCTTCACAAGTGTCATTTATGTGTCCAGAGCTATATGGTTATCAATGGCCTGAGGGATATGTTTAG